From one Streptomyces sp. NBC_01478 genomic stretch:
- a CDS encoding ParB/RepB/Spo0J family partition protein produces the protein MSERRRGLGRGLGALIPAAPTGEKTVAPAAVGSASPTAVPVITGDRGVAAAKVTTLPPVSYETEESSYGIPQMPAPPVGAYFAELPLDDITPNSRQPREVFDEDALQELVTSIKEVGLLQPVVVRQISPTGYELIMGERRWRACREAGLEAIPAIVRATDDEKLLLDALLENLHRAQLNPLEEAAAYDQLLKDFNCTHDQLADRIGRSRPQVSNTLRLLKLSPSVQRRVAAGVLSAGHARALLSVDDSEEQDRLAHRIVAEGLSVRAVEEIVTLMGSRPQTAQRSKGPRAGALVSPALSDLATRLSDRFETRVKVDLGQKKGKITVEFASMEDLERILGSLAPGEGPVLQRSLLDDDAEDEA, from the coding sequence GTGAGCGAGCGACGGAGGGGTTTGGGCCGTGGGCTCGGCGCACTGATCCCCGCAGCCCCGACCGGGGAGAAGACGGTGGCACCGGCCGCGGTGGGCTCCGCGTCCCCCACGGCTGTTCCGGTCATCACCGGCGACCGAGGGGTGGCCGCAGCGAAGGTCACCACGCTGCCGCCGGTCTCGTACGAGACAGAGGAATCGTCGTACGGCATCCCGCAGATGCCGGCGCCGCCCGTCGGTGCTTACTTCGCCGAGCTGCCGCTCGACGACATCACACCGAACTCGCGTCAGCCGCGTGAGGTGTTCGACGAGGACGCGCTGCAGGAACTCGTCACCTCCATCAAGGAAGTCGGCCTCCTCCAGCCCGTCGTCGTCCGGCAGATCTCTCCGACGGGCTACGAGCTCATCATGGGCGAGCGGCGCTGGCGGGCCTGCCGTGAGGCGGGCCTGGAGGCGATCCCGGCGATCGTGCGGGCCACGGACGACGAGAAGCTTCTCCTGGACGCACTGCTGGAGAACCTGCACCGCGCGCAGTTGAACCCGCTCGAAGAGGCGGCTGCCTACGACCAGTTGCTCAAGGACTTCAACTGCACGCACGACCAGTTGGCGGACCGCATCGGGCGTTCGCGTCCGCAGGTCTCCAACACCCTGCGTCTGCTGAAGCTCTCGCCGTCGGTCCAGCGCCGTGTCGCCGCCGGAGTCCTCTCCGCCGGTCATGCACGGGCACTGCTCTCCGTCGACGACTCGGAGGAGCAGGACCGCCTGGCCCACCGGATCGTGGCCGAGGGGCTCTCGGTGCGGGCCGTCGAGGAGATCGTGACCCTGATGGGTTCGCGGCCCCAGACTGCTCAGCGCTCCAAGGGACCGCGGGCCGGCGCCCTGGTCTCCCCGGCGCTGTCCGATCTCGCCACGCGTCTCTCTGACCGCTTCGAGACCCGGGTGAAGGTCGACCTGGGCCAGAAGAAGGGCAAGATCACTGTCGAGTTCGCCTCGATGGAGGACCTTGAGCGGATCCTCGGTTCATTGGCTCCGGGCGAGGGACCGGTCCTGCAGCGGAGTCTGCTGGACGACGACGCGGAGGACGAGGCCTGA
- a CDS encoding ParA family protein translates to MGGSVHCEPEVEESESLRSDANIAGPMTDPVPGPRTESMGEDVSRETPPPMDDTPIGRAAQLAVEALGRAGEGLPRPEQTRIMVVANQKGGVGKTTTTVNLAASLALHGARVLVVDLDPQGNASTALGIDHHAEVPSIYDVLVDSRPLSEVVQPVPDVEGLFCAPATIDLAGAEIELVSLVARESRLQRAIQAYEQPLDYILIDCPPSLGLLTVNALVAGAEVLIPIQCEYYALEGLGQLLRNVDLVRGHLNPNLHVSTILLTMYDGRTRLASQVADEVRSHFGDEVLRTSIPRSVRISEAPSYGQTVLTYDPGSSGALSYFEAAREIALKGVGVSYDAPHAHIGAQSDQSMVEGIQ, encoded by the coding sequence ATGGGAGGCTCTGTTCATTGCGAGCCTGAAGTCGAGGAGAGTGAATCCTTGCGGTCCGACGCCAACATCGCGGGACCGATGACCGATCCGGTCCCCGGTCCCCGTACCGAGTCGATGGGGGAGGATGTTTCACGTGAAACACCGCCCCCTATGGACGACACTCCCATCGGTCGTGCTGCCCAACTGGCGGTAGAAGCTCTAGGTCGTGCCGGCGAAGGCCTGCCACGTCCCGAGCAGACCCGCATCATGGTCGTCGCCAACCAGAAGGGCGGGGTGGGCAAGACGACGACGACCGTCAATCTTGCCGCTTCGCTGGCACTGCACGGTGCCCGTGTTCTGGTGGTCGACCTCGACCCACAGGGCAACGCGTCCACGGCACTGGGGATCGATCACCACGCGGAAGTCCCTTCCATCTATGACGTGTTGGTCGACAGCAGGCCTCTCTCCGAGGTCGTGCAGCCGGTTCCCGATGTCGAGGGTCTCTTCTGCGCCCCTGCCACGATCGATCTCGCCGGTGCGGAGATCGAGCTGGTGTCCCTGGTGGCACGCGAGAGCAGACTGCAGCGGGCGATTCAGGCCTACGAGCAGCCGCTGGACTACATCCTCATCGACTGTCCGCCCTCGCTCGGCCTGCTGACGGTCAACGCGTTGGTCGCCGGTGCGGAGGTCCTCATCCCGATCCAGTGCGAGTACTACGCGCTGGAAGGCCTCGGGCAGTTGCTTCGCAACGTCGACCTGGTGCGGGGGCACCTCAACCCCAACCTGCATGTGTCGACCATCCTGCTCACCATGTACGACGGCCGGACGCGTCTCGCGTCCCAGGTCGCGGACGAGGTGCGCAGCCACTTCGGCGACGAGGTGCTGCGGACGAGCATTCCCCGCTCCGTCCGTATCTCCGAGGCACCGAGCTATGGGCAGACGGTACTGACCTACGATCCCGGATCGAGCGGTGCCCTCTCCTACTTTGAGGCGGCAAGGGAAATCGCGTTGAAGGGTGTGGGCGTCAGCTACGACGCACCGCATGCGCACATCGGCGCTCAGAGCGACCAGAGCATGGTGGAGGGTATCCAGTGA
- the rsmG gene encoding 16S rRNA (guanine(527)-N(7))-methyltransferase RsmG produces MTEAAELPPAPEQAREVFGDRFEDAVRYAELLADAGVQRGLIGPREVPRLWERHLLNCAVLSEVVPDGVTVCDVGSGAGLPGIPLALVREDIKITLLEPLLRRTNFLTEVVELLGLDHVTVVRGRAEEVMGTLQPVHVVTARAVAPLERLATWGIPLLRPYGEMLALKGDTAEEELKSAATVLSKLGAVETSILQVGEGIVDPLSTVVRVEVGESPGGVRFAAKRAKAARTGRTRRRR; encoded by the coding sequence GTGACGGAGGCAGCGGAGCTTCCCCCCGCGCCCGAGCAGGCGCGCGAGGTGTTCGGCGATCGCTTCGAGGACGCGGTCCGATACGCGGAGCTGCTCGCCGACGCGGGTGTGCAGCGCGGCCTGATCGGCCCACGTGAGGTGCCCCGCCTGTGGGAACGGCACCTGCTGAACTGCGCGGTCCTCTCGGAGGTCGTGCCGGACGGAGTGACGGTCTGCGACGTCGGCTCCGGTGCCGGCCTCCCGGGCATTCCCCTGGCCCTGGTCCGCGAGGACATCAAGATCACCCTGCTCGAACCACTGCTCCGCCGTACGAACTTCCTCACCGAGGTCGTCGAACTCCTGGGCCTCGACCACGTCACCGTCGTGCGGGGGCGCGCCGAGGAGGTCATGGGCACCCTTCAACCGGTCCACGTGGTGACGGCCCGGGCCGTGGCTCCGCTGGAGCGACTGGCCACCTGGGGCATCCCGTTGCTGCGTCCCTACGGCGAGATGCTCGCCCTCAAGGGGGACACGGCCGAGGAGGAGCTCAAGAGTGCGGCGACCGTACTGAGCAAGCTCGGAGCCGTGGAGACGTCCATCCTGCAGGTCGGCGAAGGCATCGTGGATCCGCTGTCCACGGTGGTTCGTGTCGAGGTAGGAGAGAGCCCCGGCGGGGTTCGCTTCGCGGCGAAGCGAGCCAAGGCGGCTCGTACGGGGCGTACTCGGCGGCGTCGTTGA
- a CDS encoding Jag family protein: MTEGTTTSAAAEGADTLSRLEQEGEIAADYLEGLLDIADLDGDIDMDVEADRAAVSIISDSSGRDLQKLVGRDGEVLEALQELTRLAVHRETGDRSRLMLDIAGYRAKKRTELSELGAKTAADVKNTGEPVKLNPMTPFERKVVHDAVKAAGLRSESEGEEPQRFVVVLPA, encoded by the coding sequence GTGACGGAAGGCACCACCACCTCCGCCGCTGCCGAGGGTGCAGACACCCTGTCCCGCCTGGAGCAGGAGGGCGAGATCGCGGCGGACTACCTCGAGGGTCTGCTGGACATCGCCGATCTCGACGGCGACATCGACATGGATGTCGAGGCCGACCGCGCCGCTGTCTCGATCATCAGCGACAGCAGCGGCCGCGACCTCCAGAAGCTCGTCGGCCGTGACGGTGAGGTGCTGGAAGCACTCCAGGAGCTCACCCGCCTGGCCGTGCACCGGGAGACCGGGGACCGCAGCCGGCTGATGCTGGACATCGCGGGCTACCGCGCCAAGAAGCGCACCGAGCTCTCCGAGCTGGGTGCCAAGACCGCGGCCGACGTGAAGAACACCGGCGAGCCGGTGAAGCTGAACCCGATGACGCCGTTCGAGCGCAAGGTAGTGCACGACGCGGTCAAGGCCGCGGGACTGCGCAGCGAGTCGGAGGGCGAGGAGCCGCAGCGCTTCGTCGTCGTACTTCCCGCCTGA
- the yidC gene encoding membrane protein insertase YidC has product MDTIASLFSFITTPVSWVIVQFHSVYGKVFGPDTGWAWGLSIVSLVILIRICLIPLFVKQIKATRAMQTLQPEMKKIQERYKNDKQRQSEEMMKLYKESGTNPLSSCLPILAQSPFFFALYHVLNGIATGSTIGVINDSLLASARKAHIFGAPLAAKFTDGSSKVEALGATLTDVRVVTAIMIVMMSASQFYTQRQLMTKNVDTTVKTPFMQQQKMLMYVFPVMFAIFGINFPVGVLVYWLTTNVWTMGQQMYVIRNNPTPGSKAQAAYLERLTKHVTHHEKTRSRGERAIVKAIVSKGRDRNEFERKFVNSLTKVGLVAQADGTVVKGENTAVESEDGTPTTAAPRRQQPKRQTKAQRQSAAAKAADDNAENAADDADEPKTSLSKSDEPEDAKPATAAKKPAPKPAGGTRSKAQSGQRKGPQRPKSPSKK; this is encoded by the coding sequence GTGGACACGATTGCCAGTCTTTTCAGCTTCATCACGACACCCGTTTCTTGGGTCATCGTCCAGTTCCACTCGGTGTACGGGAAGGTCTTCGGTCCCGACACGGGCTGGGCCTGGGGCCTGTCCATCGTGTCCCTGGTGATCCTGATCCGCATCTGTCTGATCCCGCTCTTCGTGAAGCAGATCAAGGCGACCCGGGCCATGCAGACCCTGCAGCCCGAGATGAAGAAGATCCAGGAACGCTACAAGAACGACAAGCAGCGTCAGTCCGAAGAGATGATGAAGCTGTACAAGGAGTCGGGTACCAACCCGCTCTCCTCGTGCCTTCCCATCCTGGCGCAGTCCCCGTTCTTCTTCGCCCTGTACCACGTGCTCAACGGCATCGCGACGGGCTCGACGATCGGCGTCATCAACGACTCGCTGCTCGCCAGCGCGCGTAAGGCGCACATCTTCGGCGCCCCGCTTGCCGCGAAGTTCACGGACGGCAGCAGCAAGGTCGAGGCGCTCGGTGCCACGCTGACCGACGTCCGGGTCGTCACCGCGATCATGATCGTGATGATGTCGGCGTCGCAGTTCTACACGCAGCGCCAGCTCATGACGAAGAACGTCGACACCACGGTGAAGACGCCGTTCATGCAGCAGCAGAAGATGCTGATGTACGTCTTCCCGGTCATGTTCGCCATCTTCGGCATCAACTTCCCCGTCGGTGTCCTCGTCTACTGGCTGACCACCAACGTGTGGACCATGGGCCAGCAGATGTACGTCATCCGCAACAACCCGACCCCGGGTTCCAAGGCCCAGGCCGCCTACCTGGAGCGACTCACCAAGCACGTCACGCACCACGAGAAGACCCGCAGCCGCGGCGAGCGGGCCATCGTCAAGGCGATCGTCTCCAAGGGCCGTGACCGCAACGAGTTCGAGCGCAAGTTCGTCAACAGCCTCACCAAGGTGGGCCTCGTGGCCCAGGCGGACGGCACTGTGGTGAAGGGCGAGAACACGGCTGTGGAGTCCGAGGACGGTACGCCGACCACGGCCGCCCCCAGGCGTCAGCAGCCCAAGCGGCAGACCAAGGCCCAGCGCCAGTCCGCCGCCGCGAAGGCCGCCGACGACAATGCCGAGAACGCGGCCGACGACGCCGACGAGCCGAAGACCTCGCTGAGCAAGTCGGACGAGCCCGAGGACGCCAAGCCCGCCACCGCCGCGAAGAAGCCCGCCCCGAAGCCCGCCGGCGGCACCCGCAGCAAGGCCCAGTCCGGACAGCGCAAGGGTCCGCAGCGGCCCAAGTCCCCGTCCAAGAAGTAA
- the yidD gene encoding membrane protein insertion efficiency factor YidD → MKYPLLALIKLYQWTISPLLGPVCKYYPSCSHYGYTAIDRHGAIKGTALTAWRILRCNPWSLGGVDHVPPRKRPRWHEMLRGARRADKGGTSAAETATEGLSPSSPAAETPSHAQGA, encoded by the coding sequence ATGAAGTACCCACTACTGGCACTGATCAAGCTGTACCAGTGGACGATCAGTCCACTGCTGGGGCCGGTCTGCAAGTACTACCCGTCGTGCTCCCACTACGGCTATACGGCCATCGACCGGCACGGCGCGATCAAGGGCACCGCGCTCACGGCCTGGCGCATCCTGCGGTGCAATCCGTGGTCGCTCGGCGGCGTGGACCATGTCCCGCCGCGCAAGCGCCCTAGGTGGCACGAGATGCTGCGGGGCGCACGGCGCGCAGACAAGGGCGGGACCTCCGCCGCCGAAACGGCCACTGAAGGGCTGAGTCCTTCGAGCCCGGCCGCAGAGACACCGTCCCATGCCCAAGGAGCATGA
- the rnpA gene encoding ribonuclease P protein component, giving the protein MLPTEHRLRRREEFATAVRRGRRAGRPLLVVHFRSGATDPHAPGESAPPTRAGFVVSKAVGGAVVRNKVKRRLRHLMRERVALFPPGSLVVVRALPGAGDADHAKLAQDLDAAVQRLLGGGAR; this is encoded by the coding sequence GTGCTGCCTACCGAGCATCGGCTGAGGCGGCGCGAAGAGTTCGCGACCGCGGTACGACGGGGTCGCCGGGCCGGCCGCCCGCTTCTCGTCGTCCACTTTCGTAGCGGTGCCACGGACCCGCACGCGCCAGGGGAGAGCGCTCCCCCGACGCGTGCGGGTTTCGTCGTCAGCAAGGCAGTGGGCGGCGCCGTGGTGCGCAACAAGGTGAAGCGCAGACTTCGCCATCTGATGCGCGAGCGAGTCGCCCTGTTTCCCCCCGGTAGCCTGGTAGTCGTACGAGCGCTGCCCGGAGCGGGCGACGCCGACCATGCAAAGCTGGCCCAAGACCTGGATGCCGCCGTTCAGCGGCTGCTGGGAGGGGGCGCGCGATGA
- the rpmH gene encoding 50S ribosomal protein L34, translating to MSKRTFQPNNRRRAKTHGFRLRMRTRAGRAILANRRGKGRASLSA from the coding sequence GTGAGCAAGCGCACCTTCCAGCCGAACAACCGTCGCCGGGCCAAGACCCACGGCTTCCGCCTGCGGATGCGTACCCGTGCCGGTCGCGCGATTCTCGCGAACCGTCGTGGCAAGGGTCGCGCCAGCCTGTCCGCCTGA
- the dnaA gene encoding chromosomal replication initiator protein DnaA — protein sequence MADVPADLAAVWPRVLEQLLGEGRGQGVETKDEHWIRRCQPLALVADTALLAVPNEFAKGVLEGRLAPIVSETLSRECGRPIRIAITVDDSAGEPPGPPAPPAQPQRRYEEPEQSRDPYEGGYGRHRAEPLPGGPGDQLPTARPAYPSEYQRPEPGAWPRPAQDDYGWQQQRLGFPERDPYASPSQDQYGPPSQDQYGAPAKDKYGPPQDSYQSQQDPYAPPTQDYRPQSMERPSYEQQRAEYEQSRAEYEQSRAEYNQRDARRDLSDSRSSSNSGHVHRGGPGSPGPLGSKPAPAAGPGEPTARLNPKYLFDTFVIGASNRFAHAAAVAVAEAPAKAYNPLFIYGESGLGKTHLLHAIGHYARSLYPGTRVRYVSSEEFTNEFINSIRDGKGDSFRKRYREMDILLVDDIQFLADKESTQEEFFHTFNTLHNANKQIVLSSDRPPKQLVTLEDRLRNRFEWGLITDVQPPELETRIAILRKKAVQEQLNAPPEVLEFIASRISRNIRELEGALIRVTAFASLNRQPVDLGLTEIVLKDLIPGGEDSTPEITATAIMGATADYFGITVEDLCGSSRGRQLVTARQIAMYVCRELTDLSLPKIGAQFGGRDHTTVMHADRKIRALMAERRSIYNQVTELTNRIKNG from the coding sequence GTGGCTGACGTACCTGCCGATCTTGCCGCAGTGTGGCCACGAGTGCTGGAGCAACTTCTCGGTGAGGGGCGTGGGCAGGGTGTCGAGACCAAGGACGAGCACTGGATCCGGCGTTGCCAACCCCTGGCACTCGTGGCAGACACCGCCTTGCTCGCCGTACCGAACGAATTTGCGAAAGGCGTGCTCGAAGGCCGCCTCGCGCCGATCGTCAGCGAGACCCTGAGCCGCGAGTGCGGCCGACCGATCCGTATCGCGATCACCGTCGACGACTCCGCCGGCGAGCCCCCCGGCCCGCCGGCACCCCCTGCCCAGCCCCAGCGTCGCTACGAAGAACCCGAGCAGAGCCGCGACCCGTACGAGGGCGGCTACGGCCGGCACCGCGCCGAGCCGCTCCCCGGCGGCCCGGGCGACCAACTGCCCACCGCCCGCCCCGCCTACCCGTCGGAGTACCAGCGCCCCGAGCCGGGCGCCTGGCCGCGGCCGGCGCAGGACGACTACGGCTGGCAGCAGCAGCGACTCGGCTTCCCGGAGCGCGATCCGTACGCCTCGCCGTCGCAGGACCAGTACGGACCGCCGTCCCAGGATCAGTACGGGGCGCCGGCGAAGGACAAGTACGGCCCGCCCCAGGACTCGTACCAGTCGCAGCAGGACCCGTACGCGCCGCCGACGCAGGACTACCGCCCGCAGTCGATGGAGCGTCCGTCGTACGAGCAGCAGCGCGCGGAGTACGAGCAGTCGCGGGCCGAGTACGAGCAGTCCCGCGCGGAGTACAACCAGCGCGACGCGCGCCGCGACCTGTCCGACTCGCGTTCGTCCTCGAACTCCGGTCATGTGCACCGCGGCGGTCCGGGGTCGCCGGGACCGCTGGGCTCGAAGCCCGCGCCGGCGGCCGGCCCGGGCGAGCCGACCGCACGCCTGAACCCGAAGTACCTCTTCGACACGTTCGTCATCGGTGCCTCGAACCGCTTCGCGCACGCGGCCGCGGTCGCCGTCGCCGAGGCGCCCGCGAAGGCGTACAACCCCCTTTTCATCTATGGGGAGTCGGGGCTCGGCAAGACGCACCTGCTGCACGCGATCGGGCACTACGCGCGAAGCCTGTACCCCGGCACGCGCGTGCGGTATGTCAGCTCGGAGGAGTTCACCAACGAGTTCATCAACTCCATCCGCGACGGCAAGGGCGACAGCTTCCGCAAGCGGTACCGCGAGATGGACATCCTTCTTGTCGACGACATCCAGTTCCTCGCGGACAAGGAGTCGACGCAGGAGGAGTTCTTCCACACGTTCAACACGCTCCACAACGCGAACAAGCAGATCGTGCTCTCCAGCGACCGGCCGCCCAAGCAGTTGGTCACCCTGGAGGACCGGCTGCGGAACCGTTTCGAGTGGGGACTGATCACCGACGTCCAGCCGCCCGAGCTGGAGACCCGTATCGCCATCCTTCGTAAGAAGGCGGTGCAGGAGCAGCTCAACGCCCCGCCGGAGGTCCTGGAGTTCATCGCCTCCCGCATCTCGCGCAACATCCGCGAGCTGGAGGGGGCGCTGATCCGGGTGACGGCGTTCGCGTCGCTCAACCGGCAGCCGGTGGACCTCGGTCTCACCGAGATCGTCCTCAAGGACCTCATCCCGGGCGGCGAGGACTCGACACCCGAAATCACCGCGACGGCGATCATGGGCGCGACCGCCGACTACTTCGGCATCACGGTCGAGGACCTGTGCGGCAGTTCGCGCGGCCGCCAGTTGGTCACGGCCCGGCAGATCGCCATGTACGTGTGCCGCGAACTGACCGACCTCTCCCTGCCGAAGATCGGCGCGCAGTTCGGCGGCCGCGACCACACCACGGTCATGCACGCCGACCGCAAGATCCGCGCACTGATGGCCGAGCGCCGCTCGATCTACAACCAGGTCACCGAACTGACCAACCGCATCAAGAACGGCTGA
- the dnaN gene encoding DNA polymerase III subunit beta has translation MKIRVERDVLAEAVAWAARSLPARPPAPVLAGLLLKSEEGQLSLSSFDYEVSARVSVDAEIEEEGTVLVSGRLLADICRALPNRPVEISTDGVRATVVCGSSRFTLHTLPVEEYPALPQMPGATGTVPGEVFASAAAQVAIAAGRDDTLPVLTGVRIEIEGDTVTLASTDRYRFAVREFLWKPEDPEASAVALVPAKTLLDTAKALTSGDSVILALSGSGAGEGLIGFEGAGRRTTTRLLEGDLPKYRSLFPTEFNSIAVIETAPFVEAVKRVALVAERNTPVRLSFEQGVLILEAGSSDDAQAVERVDAQLEGDDVSIAFNPTFLLDGLSAIDSPVAQLSFTTSTKPALLSGKPALDAEADEAYKYLIMPVRLSG, from the coding sequence GTGAAGATCCGGGTGGAACGCGACGTACTCGCGGAGGCAGTGGCCTGGGCGGCACGCAGCCTTCCGGCCCGTCCGCCGGCGCCGGTCCTCGCCGGCCTCCTGCTGAAGTCCGAGGAGGGGCAGCTCAGCCTGTCCAGCTTCGACTACGAGGTCTCCGCGCGCGTGTCGGTCGACGCGGAGATCGAGGAGGAGGGCACGGTCCTCGTATCGGGCCGACTGCTCGCCGACATCTGCCGTGCGCTTCCCAACCGGCCGGTGGAGATTTCCACAGACGGTGTACGGGCGACGGTGGTCTGCGGCTCCTCCCGCTTCACCCTCCACACACTGCCTGTGGAGGAGTACCCGGCGCTGCCGCAGATGCCGGGCGCGACCGGCACCGTCCCCGGTGAGGTGTTCGCGTCGGCCGCCGCCCAGGTGGCCATCGCCGCCGGGCGCGACGACACGCTGCCGGTCCTCACCGGTGTGCGCATCGAGATCGAGGGCGACACGGTGACGCTGGCGTCCACCGACCGCTACCGCTTCGCGGTCCGCGAGTTCCTGTGGAAGCCGGAGGACCCGGAGGCGTCCGCGGTCGCCCTGGTGCCCGCCAAGACGCTCCTGGACACCGCCAAGGCCCTCACGAGCGGCGACAGCGTGATCCTGGCGCTGTCCGGCTCGGGCGCGGGAGAGGGGCTCATCGGCTTCGAGGGCGCCGGTCGTCGTACGACGACCCGTCTCCTGGAGGGCGACCTCCCGAAGTACCGCTCGCTGTTCCCGACGGAGTTCAACTCCATCGCCGTGATCGAGACCGCGCCCTTCGTGGAGGCCGTCAAGCGCGTGGCCCTGGTCGCCGAGCGCAACACCCCGGTGCGGCTGAGCTTCGAGCAGGGCGTGCTCATCCTGGAGGCCGGTTCCAGCGACGACGCACAGGCTGTGGAGCGGGTCGACGCGCAACTGGAGGGCGACGACGTGTCGATCGCCTTCAACCCGACGTTCCTGCTGGACGGCCTGAGCGCGATCGACTCCCCGGTGGCCCAGTTGTCCTTCACGACCTCCACCAAGCCCGCGCTGCTCAGCGGCAAGCCCGCCCTGGACGCCGAGGCGGACGAGGCCTACAAGTACCTGATCATGCCGGTGCGCCTCAGCGGCTGA
- the gnd gene encoding phosphogluconate dehydrogenase (NAD(+)-dependent, decarboxylating): MELGLVGLGKMGGNMRERIRRAGHTVIGYDRNPDLADVHSLGELVGKLKSPRVVWVMVPAGAPTQATVDELAELLEPGDVVVDGGNSRWTDDEKHAEELGAKGIGFVDAGVSGGVWGLQNGYALMVGGDAENIAKVQPVFDALKPEGEFGFVHAGKVGAGHFSKMVHNGIEYAMMQAYAEGWELLEKVDSVTDVREVFRSWQEGTVIRSWLLDLAVNALDGDEHLDKLKGYAEDSGEGRWTVEAAIDNAVPLPAITASLFARFASRQEDSPQMKMIAALRNQFGGHAVETK, translated from the coding sequence ATGGAGCTCGGTCTCGTCGGCCTCGGCAAGATGGGCGGCAACATGCGCGAGCGCATCCGCCGCGCAGGCCACACCGTCATCGGATACGACCGCAACCCGGACCTCGCCGATGTCCACAGCCTGGGAGAGCTTGTGGGCAAGCTCAAGAGCCCGCGCGTGGTGTGGGTGATGGTCCCGGCCGGCGCCCCGACCCAGGCGACCGTCGACGAGCTGGCCGAGCTCCTGGAGCCTGGCGACGTCGTCGTGGACGGCGGCAACTCCCGCTGGACGGACGACGAGAAGCACGCCGAGGAGCTGGGCGCCAAGGGCATCGGCTTCGTCGACGCGGGCGTCTCAGGCGGCGTCTGGGGTCTCCAGAACGGCTATGCCCTGATGGTCGGCGGCGACGCCGAGAACATCGCCAAGGTCCAGCCCGTCTTCGACGCCCTCAAGCCGGAGGGCGAGTTCGGCTTCGTGCACGCCGGCAAGGTCGGCGCCGGGCACTTCTCGAAGATGGTCCACAACGGCATCGAGTACGCCATGATGCAGGCCTATGCCGAGGGCTGGGAGCTCCTGGAGAAGGTCGACTCGGTGACGGACGTCCGCGAGGTCTTCCGGTCCTGGCAGGAGGGCACGGTCATCCGGTCCTGGCTGCTCGACCTGGCCGTCAACGCCCTGGACGGCGACGAGCACCTCGACAAGCTCAAGGGCTACGCGGAGGACTCCGGCGAGGGCCGCTGGACCGTCGAGGCCGCCATCGACAACGCCGTGCCGCTGCCCGCGATCACGGCCTCCCTCTTCGCGCGGTTCGCATCGCGCCAGGAGGACTCGCCGCAGATGAAGATGATCGCGGCGCTGCGCAACCAGTTCGGCGGCCACGCGGTCGAGACCAAGTAA